CCAAAATGATGATGAATCAAATAGGtttcatcaacatcatcatccAATGGTGAAAATGGAAGCTGGTAGTAATAACTCTTTGCACCACAGATTTCAATACCCATACTCATATGAAGCTGCTGCAGCTGAAGCTATTAAAGCTAAGATCATTGCTCATCCTCAATATTCTAGTCTTCTTCAAGCTTACTTGGATTGTCAAAAGGTTTGTTTTATTATATTACTCGATCTAACTTCATAATTCAAAAGGCATGCGTGTATATTTAAATTTCTGTAATTGACCAGAACGGAAAAACTTCTTAATTAATTATACTTTTATAAGCTAGTATGTACTTATTTGGATATATAATTAGGTTGGAGCTCCGGCAGAAGTGATGGCAAAGCTCGCCACTATTCGGCAAGAGTTCGAAGCTAGGCAGCAAGCTTCAATAAGTTGTGGAGAAACATCTAAAGATCCGGAGCTTGATCAATTTATGGTGTGttaatttttcttatttttgttcCTTCACTTGATAAGTTTATTTTGGATTTGATTCAATGAATCTTATTGGTAAtatgtgtgtgcgtgtgtgtaaTATTAGGAGGCTTATTACGACATGTTAGTGAAGTATCGTGAGGAGCTAACGAGACCATTACAAGAGGCTATGGAGTTCATGCAAAGGATAGAAACTCAGCTTAATATGCTTACAACTGGTCCACGTCAGATCTTTAACTCCGGTACTTTTCTCCTTCAACATATGTATATGTATAGCAAAGTTAAGATATTTATTATGATAACCAAAAACAATGAGAATTGATCTTGAAATGAGAATTGTTAGAACTTAAACTGTTTTATATACAAAAATAaccattttttatataaaattctgaaattttagTCATTTATTCAAAAAACTTTAGATGGTTTTTTTGGTTGCCAGTATTCTCATCTTAATTTGGCTGCCATTGAATTATAGCCCTAAATGATTATGTATGTGTGTCTGTATATAGGGGTGGAAAGACAGAAGTTATTATAAGTTTGTGTTCCAGTGATTTGTGTATATTTGGGGGTATATGTTTGGTTTAAACTGGCAGTTGAAGTAAAGAAAACTGGGAGATAGATTGAAATGTAGGCCTGTCTGCTTCTATATTTGATTGATTGTCATTCATGTCATTCACCCGGAAACCCAAACTTTGActgataaaaataaaataagcAGTGGCTTGACTGGAGTTTGTGTGTCTTTTTGAAGAAACTTTACATTTTCACAccaattttttttgaaaccctaATCACAGCAAAAGGACATAATATAacttattattaaaaaaatatacacACACCAAACAATTGTAGGGAATATAAGAAAAACAGAATCAATCTTTTAAGTACTAATCTCATTGATTAATGCTTCTCTAATCATCTGATACCCTCATTCTTAACTAGGGTTTTGTTCCCCTAGCTACTTAATTTAAAACACAGTCTTTTTGTCAGTCTACTTAATCTATGAAATACTACAGTTTGTACAGATTATGTCTTGTTGGGATACTGAATGGTGTGCAGTTATTTTTATTAGTTTCTTACATTCCCGAGTAGGCTTTGGTGCATAGTTTTTTGTACTGGTGCCGTGGAGTGAGTGGCtttgaaaaatgaagaaacataGGATGCTGTTTCACATCAGACCTAGCACTTCTAGCCTGTGTACAACTTTTCCTGCTTTTATTTTCTTGTTTACTCCCTAACTTTTggttttattttaatttaagtgCCAATTGTATTTACTTTCTGTCTTTTCACTGCAGTAATGAATAGGACTGGTTCATGCATACAGCATACACATACTGTAATTTGACAATTTCTGTGTGTTATCTCTAGCTGACCTGTAATGTTGATTTTAACTGAAGACTAAAGACCAAAGAGTACTTAAATTATTGTCTTAGCAGTTTATATGTTTCTTGGAATTCAATAGGAATACGAGTTCTGTAAGTGTTAGGAATACGCTACTATTTTTTCTAATGTGTGCCTAAATTACACACAATAGGCATATATAAACTTTCACAAGTGTCGTGTTTTTTGATTGTCttctaattattaaattatgaTCTCATGCATTCATACTAAAAATTCTTATTTACACATGATATGAATACGCTTGCTGGAGACAGTCCCCATTATGGTTTAGTATtctgattaatttaattaatatgatCAATTAATCATGAGGAAAATGTACATGCTTATTGGAAAAAGGTTCATGTTTATTTGATTAATTTTCTGTTTTCAGTGTGCAAGTTAATCATAATTTTATACTTTCACACCTGGTAAAAGATGTTGTGAAAATGCCAAGCTATATTCAGGCTTTTGCCTCAATTGCAACAATTGATTCCAGTCCTATCTATACAATGAGAGAGAAGTAGCTCACCCGCAGGTGGTACATATATAGGATACAATTTTGCCAAGTAAATTTCCACCTGGCCCAAGTAACAAAAGTTAAAAATAAGATAACATCCTTCTAAAAGAAAAAAGAATTTTGTGGTTGCTAAGAGAACTCCGTTGCTCGAATTTAAGGAACAAATGTCAAACAAACACAGAGAGTGTTTGAGTTAAAAATTAGCAATGTGTGAAACATGTTCTTGTTTTAGACACCGTTGTGCGAAAACCTTAcaaaatttgataaaatttaacGTTGGATAAGATAATTCTAGCAATGCTCGGACAAATTTCCAAATTCACATGATTTTGTAAAGGTGTTTGGGAATTATGCATAATTTTTTCTTAAACCTATTACGGATTGAAGTGGTTTGAAATCAAGTTCCATAAATACATTGTTTTCTTTCATTGAGAGAGACGAGTCCTTCACTAATGTAACAAACTGCTCATGTTTGTAGTGAATATAACACTTGATTACAAAAAATAGTTCACTTAAATCTTTACTGATTGGAGTTAATGGTAACTTGGAGAGTCCTAGGTCTTACACTTATGAAACAAGAAAAGTGCACCTTCCCTTACTTGAATTGACCCGTTGATGACGTTATATTTATTACTTGTTTGCGCTAGCTTGCTGAATATACTGAACTCAGCTTTCAATTACCTCGACCCCTGGAGGTTTGCTTTCTACCAATTAAGTTGAATGGTGATTTCTACCGAACGGATTTTGCTTAAACCACAAAGTTTGATTTTGATATACGCTAGTTCAATACTAGTCTAGTTGTTCTTGATGAGTTGTATGGTTCTTTTCATAGCCTGAAAGAGAGAGTTTAAGAATCTAATTAAACTTTACTTGTGCTTTGACTGATCATCTAGGTCCTTTGCTGTTCCTCGTTATATCTCAGGTTTGATAAACTTCTATAAATTTATTCTTGTTTGGCTCTTCCTCGGTTATACAGAAGTCAAGTGGAACACATGAGTGAGTCTTTTATGAAATTAGCCTGTATCGGTTAAAATGTCATATTCATGGTTATTTTTTCATGATTACGTGAACTGGAGTTGCATTTTACAGTTATTTTTACATATTTACATGAAGTGATAGCTATTTCTATGAAATTTGTATATTCTTCTTAGTCTGCTGTACTAATATAGTACATTGTAAATTTGTAATGCTTGTACTGAAGTGAAAGATATACTCTTGTTTCCAAAGGTCTTACTACTCTTTGTATAACTAGATGAGAAATGTGAAGTTATTGGTTCGTCGGAAGAGGATCAAGACAATAGCGGTGGAGAGACAGAACTTCCGCAGATTGATCCACGTGCTGAAGATAGGGAGCTGAAGAACCACCTCTTGAGAAAATATAGTGGTTACTTGAGTAGTCTCAAACAAGAACTCTCCAAGAAAAAGAAGAAAGGAAAACTACCCAAAGATGCCCGCCAGAAGTTACTAAGTTGGTGGGACTTGCACTACAAATGGCCCTATCCTTCTGTAAGTAAATTTTCTTAAACATATCTGCATGCTAATGTATGATACAGGACTAAGGTCCACGACAGATGATCGTTAGCAGGCTCCCTGTATTTACATAAAAAAAAGAGTATTGCTCCTTACCGCTGTTAATTAACAAGTGCGGTAAGGTAAAAGATAGCTTAGATTACTCAAGATATCTATGTAATTAAATGGAAGGTGTTTATTATATATGACGACATGCAGGAGACAGAGAAAGTAGCGTTGGCAGAATCAACAGGGTTGGACCAGAAACAGATAAATAATTGGTTCATCAATCAAAGAAAACGACACTGGAAGCCTTCGGAGGATATGCAATTCATGGTGATGGATGGACTTCATCCTCAAAATGCAGCTCTATACATGGAGGGACACTATGTTGGCGAAGGTCCTTATCGATTGGGACCGTGAATTATAAACGTGGCCCGGGGTTTAaaagacaataaggagtgattGTTCAGCTGTCATAAGTCTATGAATACTATGGTTGTTGAGAGTTGGGTTATGTTTGTGGGACTGTTATGTATTTTTGGCTGAACAACTTTTGCTGTCAAAAGCTCTTGGAGTAAGTTGTAACATCGAACGGGTGTACTTGTATGATCATATTGTAATTTTTATATACATATTAATGTTAAATGAGAGATGGTAAGGAGCAATATTTTATTATCATACCATGAAAAGTTTATGCGGTATGTGTAATATATGAAAATTTTCTGTGATACGGTATATTGCAACAACTGATTGCTCAAATCAGCCTCCAAGGCCAAAGTAAAATTGGTAAATATACAGTACGACCGAGCATTCTGATTTCAACTGCATATTGATCATTATTCTGATTTCAACTGACAGAGAATGTCTTCTATCCTTTTTTTTTAATGTTACAATAAAACACCAACTTAAACCATTTATAATTACAACAAGAACCATGTAAACAATCAGCAAAAGACATCAACTGCACATATGTAGCACAATGTTCTGATTCCATAGCAATGCCACCACCAGGGAACGTTATAAATTGATTGATACTTCAATTGGAGACTCACCTTTATCGACAACAAATGTCTTGAGAATTTTCTTTCTTTGAGAGAAGTTGTGAAGTTCCACTTCATAGGTTCCCTGGAAGCCTCTGAATTTAaattgttgttgttcatcaatatgTCCATGTGCATTTGTTAGCCACTCTTGCTTAAGGTCAAGGTATCGTTTACCAGCTTCGTTGATATCGCCTTCTGCATTTACCAAATGTGAATTGTCTCGAGCCATAAAAAACTCCCAGAATCCCCACAACATTATTCCATCTACAGCTGGATGAGCAAAACATTCTCGAAGCATAACTTCTAAGTCATCGGCTCTGACATGCTCGTTGACGGAAGACACGTCTACTTCTGTGAACCAGATTGGAAGACCAAGAGTACCTAATGTGTCTAGAGCAGAACAAACAATAGGCCCAACTGGATTGTCTATATGTCCTTGAATTCCAATTCCTCCAACAGGTGCACCTTGTTCTTGCAAATCAAGAATTTGCTCAATGTACTTTTCTGGGGATGACCTAGTGTCACATCCATCCTCAATATGATAATCGTTTACAAATAGAGTAGGTGAAGGATCTAGTTGGCTGGCATTCTTAAACATGTTGGCCCGGATATCTTTACCTAATCGATCTTGATAAAATGATCCATGCAGCATCTCATTATTAACGTCATAGTGCTTGAACTTACCTTTGTAGCGGCTGAGAAGGCCTGTAAGACGATTTTGAACTGCAGTCAGTAAGTCGGTTTTGTTAAGAGCCTTCAACCAAGGCTGAACTGTGTTCTCAGCTTCCCAGAAGATGCAATGACCGCGGGTCTGAATATTGTTGGCATCACACAAGGTTAAAAGGTCATCAGCATCTTTGTAGTTCAATTTTCCCTGTTGTGACTCTGTCCAATACCACTTCAACTCATTTGCAAATACAGACCAGTTAAAATTTTTCGTGAAGAAGCTGACAAAATCTTCATTGTCTATGTTTGATCTGCTAATACATGTACCAAATGGGAAACTGTTATGAGTTTGTCTAACTTTTACAAAGGTCCCAAACAGCATGCTCGAATCTGATCCAGAGAATTTTAGAATGACATCACGTTTACGAGTCTGCAAACAAATAAAATGAAAATTATATCATTTCCTAAGAATGTTACTTCCATATCATTCAAATGATATTATAAAAAAGGATATTTATACTTAACAACATACCTGATCAGTTTGCCTTTTTAAGTGCCTAAACCTTGCTTGGCGGTCAACAGGAAAAATCTGTAGTCCAGCAACCATGAAGTCAATACCTGAAGCAGGGCCTTGAATGTAAACCATCACCTTAGCTGCCTCTTTCTCAATTCTAAAAGAACCACCAATTTCATGCCAACGAGCATCGTTAATCTCAGCTTGGCCGCCATTCACCCATTGGGTGTCCACACCAACTGCAACATTCACATTCTGAGGACCAGCTGCCTTGGAAACAATTCTAACCCAAGCAGACACTTGATATGTCAGATAGAGTTTAATTTTATCTGTGATCATTTGAGCAGGTCCCATCCAGGTTTGAGTTCGATTAGACACAAGTATGCAGCGACCACTTAATGGTGCATGCTGTCCTAGGCTATCTCTTGCCATTGGCGGAAGTACACGGGGTGAACCATTTGCAATGCTCAAGGTGCAATTACCCAGAGAAAACCATCCATTGCTGCCATCATTAAGGTTGCTGTTTGCAATTACATTTACCCCGTAATTTGGATTCTGCAATACAAATACAGAGTTTTGCAATAGATTAAACTTTGTGAGCTAAAATCCCTATGTGATTGAGCAATTCCTAATTCCCTAAATTCAACTACCTCTATAAGTGGTGCAGGTAATGGAGGGATCTTTTCTGCATGCTTCAAGGATAAACTGTTGAGCAGAATATCAGTGCCTGAAGGCGGACCTTCTAGATATACAACTACCTTTGATGGGTTGCTATTGAGAAGAAATTTACCCTGCAGCTGTACCCAATCTTTATCTGTTGCCTGCATACTTTAGGAAGAAAATTATCGAGCAGGTTAATAAGTAAATTTTGAGGGATGCGAAGGGAATTCACTGCAGAGCTACTGCATATGAATGAAGAAAGAATAATATCTGATGAAATGGTAAAGAAAGCTATCAAACAATGTAACTTAGATGTTGTGCATGTCCAATAAGTCAGTATTTCCAGCTACCATGTCTTTGTGCTAAATCAATTATATTACTAATAACATCGATGAGATAGAAAAAACTAACCTGGAAATGCCTATGTACTGCTCGCGGAGATCTGTTGTCTGGACCCACAATGTAGCCTGTACATTAGCGCTTGTAACATTGTTACCATATATCCGGACAACAGCAGATAACTCATAAACAAGCTTTCGCTGAACCCTTCCGGTTATATCCTGCTGAATTCCATTCCAGTTTTGGGTGCGTTCTGTTGCAGATGCGAAATGTTTTCCAGACATGGGTAAAACTTTTCCATCTGCCATGGAGTCGTGAACCAGAATTTTGCAGCCTCTTCCGGACCAATTATTAATACCATCATCAAATGTAGGATTCAATATTATGTTATCATTTTCAGCAGGAATATCTCCAGTGCCATTAATCTGTCAAATTGCATAATAAGTTTAACATCCAAAATTTTTATATAACACATCTTTTTTGTTTCAAACATTGACCACTACCTTCAAACCATTGAGAAATTAGACTTATCAATCCTTCATGCTCTTCGTACTTAAGCACAATGAACAATTAGATGTTACATTAAACTTACGCTGACATTGCCGGGTTTTGTACATGATATCACTACTGATTTTATGTGTAGGTCTATTCCAGGAGACGGCCCTTCCAAATAAAATACAACTCGGTTGGGCATAGTTGACAATGAAAATGTTCCTTCCAAATTCTCCCACCTTTCTTTACCAACCGAGGTTCTGCATGTAGTGAGACCATTAGGATAAGTTCATTCTTAAGATACAGAAAACACAAAATCAAAGGAGAAATCAGTACCTTGATATGAACGAATATTTTGTTGTTCCATCTTCGTGATCTAGCTTAAGTGTAGCCAATACATCAGCCAATCCCTGCACAGGCCCTGCTACTTTGACATTAGCAGAAACTGTATAAGTAGAACCAGGGGAAACTCTACTTGTGATGTCTTGTTCCAACCCTTGCCAACACTCCTCGCGATTAGAAACAACGGCATAATGACTGCCTGAATTTGCAAATGCTCCTTCACTGTGACCACAACTTGCAGAAGCTACAAAGCTTTTGCAGCAATTTGGATGCCACGATTGCAACCCTTCAGAGAAGTCATAATTTTGTATAATATTACCAGATAAATTGTTCTCGTGGCCCTCCATTGGACACTTTTCTGAATTCTGCTTGAAAAACAAAAGTTGAAGTGGACTTAGTTACATGATCAAGATGAAATAGACATGTTAACTTCAGGAACACCGAGGataaataattagttaataacACAAAATAGATACGTTCATGTCTAGAATTCAAACTTCGAAGTACTTGATAGAACAACATAGCGCTGATAACATTATTAGAGACAAGCAAATGAATCTCAAGACAAAGAAGGTGTATGATTACACATTTTTTTGAAACAAAGAGCTAGCGACCAACAAGCTGCATCACTAGCTCTTTCTAAAAGGCAAAATCAATCTGCTTAACAGATTCATAGCATTACTATGCAATACTTTTGGTGGACTTCTTTGGAAGCTACCTAGTTTTTGGTGCTAGAAAACCAAAAATGTTAAACACAAATGGCACAAAAGTGTTCATGCACGTTTTCTCGTGTTTGAAGTCACTTTAGCTGAGACATATTTGAGAGCAACCAGGATGAACCTTAAACTGCGAAACATGATTGAATTAAAATAGTACCTCAGAGTAACATGCATTCTGGACATTGCTTGCTGATGGGGTCTCCATAGTTTCTTTGGATTCCTACGACAAACAAAAACATTAGTCAAAGCATTTCTTGATTTACTGGAAACAACTCTACAAAAATACAAGATAGATTACCAAACAATACCTCTGAATATATTTTCTTTCGATTAGCCTTAGATACTGAGTTCATAAAGAAGCTTTTCAGTACCCTCCTCATTATATACAAGAAAATATCAATGAACTGttgatttaaaatattaaaagaatTACTTATGCAAAAAGCATGGACCAGAACCAACTAGAAATAAATTTCTAGTCCGGtaaatgaatttttaaaattaaaatagatgagagagagagagagagtttctGATTTCTTAAGCTTCAAATTTGATCCACTCTTTCTGGGCAATCCAAATTGTTAGATTGAGTAAAGATTAAAGCATTCACTTTTCTTTCTTTACTATATTGATTTGTTGGTTGATGTATTAACTTGGCCTTGCAGATTGGAAATGCTTGAAGTAAAATAGAAGGATAGCTAGTTGATTTTCTAATTATATGCTTTGTCTTAATTATGCTCATAACTTTATAAATATCATTTATTTTCAGAAGAAAAGTTTTGTCGAATCTTTTGCTTATTGGCATACAAGGAATATATAATAATCATAACATAGCACGTAATTCATACATAAATTGTCAAATAAAGAGGAGTATGATTAGCCTCTTtctatatttatttatataatacaACAGCATGTGTATAGAATTTTGGTTTGATTGCTGTTCAGTTGTAACTTGGACGTGATATTTGCATGCATAATAGAAACATTGTTATGTGCATTAAAACAAGAAAAAACAGAATGATTTAAAGCTTTTTGTTCGATTTTTTGGCAAGGAAAATTATATAATCATAGGCTATTGATCTAGACGATCGATAGGAGTTTGTTTACCAGATCAGTTTGGCTTTTTAAGAGACAAAACTTTTTTACCAGTAAACAAGAAAAGAGTAGCGCAATAGATTAAACTATAATTAGTGAAATTTGCACGGTAATGAAGCAAAAACAAGTACTGAATCCCTATATTTACTTACCTCTGTACCTGGTGCAGGTAATGGAAGGATCTTTTCTGCATGCTTCAGTGATAAACTATCGAGGAGAATATCAGTGCCTCTAGGTGGACCTTCTAGATAAACAACTACCTTTGATGGGTTGCAATTTAGAAGAAATTCACCCTGTAACTGTCCCCAATTTTTATCTGTTGCCTGCATACTAGAAGAAGAAGAAATGTAGAGTAGGTTATGTAAAGTAATGCTCGAGGGACTAGAGGGGAAGACACCGCGGAGCTACTGCCTATGAATGAAGAAAAAAGTTATATCTGACGAAATGAGGAAGGAAGCTATTAAACTATGAAACTCAGATGTTGTGCATTTCCAAATAAGTTAGTACTGCAACTACTGTATCTTTGAGCAAAATCAATAATATCATTAGTAACATTGTTAGCTCATTTTAGTTCTAAAAGCTGTATGAGATAGGAAAAACTAACTTGGCAATGCATATGTACTGCTCGTAGAGATCTGGTGTTTGGACCCACAACGTAGCCTGTACATTAGCGCTTGTAGCATTTTTACCATGTATCCGAACTACAGCAGATAACTGATAAGAAAGCTTTTGCTGAACCCGTCCGGTTATATCCTGCTGAATACCATTCCAACTTTCAGTGCGGTCTGTTGCAGATGCAAAATGTTTTCCAGACTTGGGTAAAACAGTTCCATCTGCTGTGGAGTCTTGAACAAG
The sequence above is drawn from the Apium graveolens cultivar Ventura chromosome 2, ASM990537v1, whole genome shotgun sequence genome and encodes:
- the LOC141706946 gene encoding homeotic protein knotted-1-like, whose protein sequence is MEGYRENNSKITISDNSRGGASSFLYGIGNSSSSSHHQVMNGLNFQNDDESNRFHQHHHPMVKMEAGSNNSLHHRFQYPYSYEAAAAEAIKAKIIAHPQYSSLLQAYLDCQKVGAPAEVMAKLATIRQEFEARQQASISCGETSKDPELDQFMEAYYDMLVKYREELTRPLQEAMEFMQRIETQLNMLTTGPRQIFNSDEKCEVIGSSEEDQDNSGGETELPQIDPRAEDRELKNHLLRKYSGYLSSLKQELSKKKKKGKLPKDARQKLLSWWDLHYKWPYPSETEKVALAESTGLDQKQINNWFINQRKRHWKPSEDMQFMVMDGLHPQNAALYMEGHYVGEGPYRLGP
- the LOC141706945 gene encoding endo-1,4-beta-xylanase 1-like isoform X1, with translation MRRVLKSFFMNSVSKANRKKIYSEESKETMETPSASNVQNACYSENSEKCPMEGHENNLSGNIIQNYDFSEGLQSWHPNCCKSFVASASCGHSEGAFANSGSHYAVVSNREECWQGLEQDITSRVSPGSTYTVSANVKVAGPVQGLADVLATLKLDHEDGTTKYSFISRTSVGKERWENLEGTFSLSTMPNRVVFYLEGPSPGIDLHIKSVVISCTKPGNVSINGTGDIPAENDNIILNPTFDDGINNWSGRGCKILVHDSMADGKVLPMSGKHFASATERTQNWNGIQQDITGRVQRKLVYELSAVVRIYGNNVTSANVQATLWVQTTDLREQYIGISSMQATDKDWVQLQGKFLLNSNPSKVVVYLEGPPSGTDILLNSLSLKHAEKIPPLPAPLIENPNYGVNVIANSNLNDGSNGWFSLGNCTLSIANGSPRVLPPMARDSLGQHAPLSGRCILVSNRTQTWMGPAQMITDKIKLYLTYQVSAWVRIVSKAAGPQNVNVAVGVDTQWVNGGQAEINDARWHEIGGSFRIEKEAAKVMVYIQGPASGIDFMVAGLQIFPVDRQARFRHLKRQTDQTRKRDVILKFSGSDSSMLFGTFVKVRQTHNSFPFGTCISRSNIDNEDFVSFFTKNFNWSVFANELKWYWTESQQGKLNYKDADDLLTLCDANNIQTRGHCIFWEAENTVQPWLKALNKTDLLTAVQNRLTGLLSRYKGKFKHYDVNNEMLHGSFYQDRLGKDIRANMFKNASQLDPSPTLFVNDYHIEDGCDTRSSPEKYIEQILDLQEQGAPVGGIGIQGHIDNPVGPIVCSALDTLGTLGLPIWFTEVDVSSVNEHVRADDLEVMLRECFAHPAVDGIMLWGFWEFFMARDNSHLVNAEGDINEAGKRYLDLKQEWLTNAHGHIDEQQQFKFRGFQGTYEVELHNFSQRKKILKTFVVDKGESPIEVSINL
- the LOC141685428 gene encoding endo-1,4-beta-xylanase 1-like, producing MGTTPSKSNVQNACHSQIKGTGDVPAENENIILNPTFNDGVNNWSGRGCKILVQDSTADGTVLPKSGKHFASATDRTESWNGIQQDITGRVQQKLSYQLSAVVRIHGKNATSANVQATLWVQTPDLYEQYICIANMQATDKNWGQLQGEFLLNCNPSKVVVYLEGPPRGTDILLDSLSLKHAEKILPLPAPGTEKEWIKFEA
- the LOC141706945 gene encoding endo-1,4-beta-xylanase 1-like isoform X2, with amino-acid sequence METPSASNVQNACYSENSEKCPMEGHENNLSGNIIQNYDFSEGLQSWHPNCCKSFVASASCGHSEGAFANSGSHYAVVSNREECWQGLEQDITSRVSPGSTYTVSANVKVAGPVQGLADVLATLKLDHEDGTTKYSFISRTSVGKERWENLEGTFSLSTMPNRVVFYLEGPSPGIDLHIKSVVISCTKPGNVSINGTGDIPAENDNIILNPTFDDGINNWSGRGCKILVHDSMADGKVLPMSGKHFASATERTQNWNGIQQDITGRVQRKLVYELSAVVRIYGNNVTSANVQATLWVQTTDLREQYIGISSMQATDKDWVQLQGKFLLNSNPSKVVVYLEGPPSGTDILLNSLSLKHAEKIPPLPAPLIENPNYGVNVIANSNLNDGSNGWFSLGNCTLSIANGSPRVLPPMARDSLGQHAPLSGRCILVSNRTQTWMGPAQMITDKIKLYLTYQVSAWVRIVSKAAGPQNVNVAVGVDTQWVNGGQAEINDARWHEIGGSFRIEKEAAKVMVYIQGPASGIDFMVAGLQIFPVDRQARFRHLKRQTDQTRKRDVILKFSGSDSSMLFGTFVKVRQTHNSFPFGTCISRSNIDNEDFVSFFTKNFNWSVFANELKWYWTESQQGKLNYKDADDLLTLCDANNIQTRGHCIFWEAENTVQPWLKALNKTDLLTAVQNRLTGLLSRYKGKFKHYDVNNEMLHGSFYQDRLGKDIRANMFKNASQLDPSPTLFVNDYHIEDGCDTRSSPEKYIEQILDLQEQGAPVGGIGIQGHIDNPVGPIVCSALDTLGTLGLPIWFTEVDVSSVNEHVRADDLEVMLRECFAHPAVDGIMLWGFWEFFMARDNSHLVNAEGDINEAGKRYLDLKQEWLTNAHGHIDEQQQFKFRGFQGTYEVELHNFSQRKKILKTFVVDKGESPIEVSINL